From Draconibacterium halophilum, one genomic window encodes:
- a CDS encoding formylglycine-generating enzyme family protein produces MYRFPLLCLFLVVFLSCKTKKESKTKVVANAEELSCCNINSKSRFLVQSDSSEIVPQATGTAGMIFIEGGTFEMGADNNQARPDEYPKHPVKVNSFWMDEHEVTNAQFKEFVDETGYITEAEKDIDWEMMKMQVLPGTPKPSEEMLKAGSMVFNPPSQTVPLNDYSQWWSWVVGANWQHPEGPESSTEGRENYPVVHICWNDAVAYCKWAGKRLPTEAEWEYAARGGLENNIYPWGNDHIEAGTPKANSWNGNFPNLNTQKDGFYSTAPVKSYMPNPYKLYDMAGNVWEWTADWYDMNYYTSLPSDKVTVDPKGPAKSNDARNPYDKRKTIRGGSFLCNDSYCSSYRVAARMPGEINTGMNHTGFRCVKDDK; encoded by the coding sequence ATGTATCGATTTCCCTTGTTATGTTTATTTCTTGTTGTTTTTCTGAGTTGTAAAACCAAAAAAGAATCAAAAACAAAAGTCGTTGCCAATGCGGAGGAGCTCTCCTGTTGTAATATAAATTCCAAATCGCGGTTTTTAGTACAATCCGATTCGTCAGAAATAGTTCCGCAAGCTACCGGAACAGCGGGAATGATTTTTATTGAAGGCGGTACTTTTGAAATGGGTGCTGATAACAACCAGGCGCGGCCCGACGAATATCCAAAACACCCGGTTAAAGTAAACAGTTTTTGGATGGATGAACATGAAGTTACCAATGCACAATTCAAAGAATTTGTGGATGAAACCGGCTATATTACCGAGGCTGAAAAAGATATAGATTGGGAAATGATGAAAATGCAGGTTCTGCCGGGTACTCCAAAACCTTCGGAAGAAATGCTAAAAGCCGGATCAATGGTTTTTAACCCACCTTCGCAAACTGTTCCGCTGAATGATTATTCGCAGTGGTGGTCGTGGGTGGTTGGTGCCAACTGGCAACACCCCGAAGGACCCGAGAGCTCGACTGAAGGTCGTGAAAATTATCCGGTAGTGCATATTTGCTGGAACGATGCCGTGGCTTACTGCAAATGGGCTGGAAAACGTTTGCCTACTGAAGCCGAATGGGAATACGCAGCACGCGGCGGACTGGAAAATAATATTTATCCGTGGGGAAACGATCACATTGAAGCTGGTACACCCAAAGCCAATTCGTGGAATGGTAATTTCCCGAACCTAAACACTCAAAAAGATGGTTTTTATAGCACCGCTCCTGTTAAATCGTACATGCCAAATCCTTATAAACTTTACGATATGGCCGGTAATGTTTGGGAATGGACGGCCGATTGGTACGATATGAATTATTACACAAGTTTACCAAGCGATAAAGTTACAGTTGACCCGAAAGGACCTGCAAAAAGTAACGATGCACGAAATCCATACGACAAACGAAAAACCATTCGCGGAGGATCATTTCTTTGCAACGATAGTTATTGCTCAAGTTATCGGGTAGCTGCCCGAATGCCCGGTGAAATTAACACCGGGATGAATCACACCGGTTTCAGGTGTGTAAAAGATGACAAGTAA
- a CDS encoding aldo/keto reductase produces MNTVISEIKDFGKDFPADYTIPKRKLGKTNEELSIIGFGGIMLNDNPQKFANELVAKAFDLGVNYFDVAPKYGNAEDRLGPALKPYRKNVFLACKTRQRDATGAQKDLESSLRKLQTDHFDLYQLHELATDEDIQTVFGKNGALETLVKAKKDGKIKHIGFSAHSVKAALFALKNFDFDSILFPINFACWNAGDFGPQVYAEAEKQGIGILALKAMALTTFREKEDLIFKNCWYKPIDDERIMKLALRYTLSKGVTAAIPPGEYTLFLKALEFMQDFNPIEEEETKELLALARTTKPVFMHG; encoded by the coding sequence ATGAATACAGTTATTTCTGAAATAAAAGACTTTGGTAAAGATTTCCCGGCCGACTACACTATTCCCAAACGAAAATTAGGGAAAACCAACGAAGAACTTTCCATAATAGGATTTGGAGGCATAATGTTAAACGACAATCCACAGAAATTTGCCAACGAGTTGGTTGCTAAAGCTTTTGACTTGGGAGTAAATTATTTCGATGTTGCACCAAAATACGGAAATGCCGAAGATCGTTTGGGCCCGGCACTAAAACCTTACCGAAAAAATGTTTTTCTTGCCTGCAAAACCCGGCAACGTGATGCCACCGGAGCTCAAAAGGATTTGGAAAGTTCGTTGCGAAAACTACAAACAGATCACTTCGATTTATACCAGTTGCATGAATTAGCTACTGATGAAGATATCCAAACAGTTTTTGGAAAAAACGGAGCGCTGGAAACACTGGTAAAAGCAAAAAAGGATGGAAAAATAAAACATATTGGTTTTTCGGCACATTCGGTTAAGGCAGCTTTATTTGCGCTCAAAAACTTCGATTTCGACTCCATACTTTTCCCCATTAATTTCGCTTGTTGGAATGCGGGCGATTTTGGGCCACAGGTTTATGCCGAAGCAGAAAAACAGGGCATTGGGATTCTGGCTTTAAAAGCCATGGCACTTACCACATTCCGGGAGAAGGAAGACCTGATCTTTAAAAATTGCTGGTACAAACCCATCGACGATGAACGTATTATGAAACTTGCGCTTCGCTATACCTTGTCGAAAGGAGTAACCGCAGCAATTCCACCGGGAGAATACACGCTGTTTTTGAAAGCTTTGGAATTTATGCAGGATTTTAACCCGATTGAGGAAGAAGAGACAAAAGAACTGCTGGCTCTGGCACGAACCACCAAGCCGGTATTTATGCATGGTTGA
- a CDS encoding outer membrane protein assembly factor BamB family protein, whose product MKKQIIFLSAVLLMLLSTNVFSQDWPQFLGPERNSTSPQKNLLREWPESGPEVLWTVPLGIGYGGPVVKDGKVYILDRNDEEGDKMCCFDLDSGEELWKFEYAAAGSVMFPGSRSVPVVDDKHVYSCGPYGDLYCIDLESHKPLWNVNIWTDFGGDVGNPPSDETDGGAGGFAARGNFPIWAISQNPMIYGDLLVLASQAPEAGVVAYNKNTGELVWKTPNLGNENYVSPTVIKIHGEDQIVMVISSTNPIGRRDAPQTMGSIVGIDPANGEILWEFEGWECHITVPSAVDAGNNKILATGGYERGATMIQVEKNSDGTFTTKELFTTVEFGDQTKPPLLIDGYFYAQYGTNNRRDGLTCMNMDGEIMWKTKRDPDFNKGSMIYADGLLLASDGAKKLYLIEPDPAGFKPLASSELLTEQAAEGMASRFGTQNWAPLALADGKLLIRDQSRMLCVKVAE is encoded by the coding sequence ATGAAGAAGCAAATTATCTTTTTATCGGCAGTTCTGCTGATGTTGCTTTCAACTAACGTTTTTTCACAGGATTGGCCACAATTTCTTGGTCCTGAAAGAAACAGTACCTCACCTCAAAAAAATCTGCTTCGTGAGTGGCCTGAGTCCGGCCCGGAAGTGCTCTGGACCGTTCCTTTGGGCATCGGTTATGGCGGCCCAGTTGTTAAAGACGGCAAAGTGTATATTCTTGATCGTAACGATGAAGAAGGCGACAAAATGTGTTGTTTTGATCTGGATTCAGGTGAAGAACTCTGGAAATTTGAATACGCTGCTGCGGGTTCGGTAATGTTCCCCGGCTCCCGAAGTGTTCCGGTTGTTGATGATAAACATGTATATTCTTGCGGGCCATATGGTGATTTATACTGCATTGATTTAGAAAGCCATAAGCCTTTGTGGAATGTAAATATATGGACAGATTTTGGAGGAGATGTTGGAAATCCGCCTTCAGATGAAACGGACGGAGGAGCGGGCGGTTTTGCAGCTCGCGGAAATTTTCCGATCTGGGCGATTTCTCAAAATCCGATGATTTATGGCGATTTACTGGTGTTGGCATCGCAGGCTCCTGAAGCTGGAGTTGTTGCTTACAACAAGAATACGGGTGAGCTGGTTTGGAAAACGCCTAACCTGGGGAATGAGAATTATGTAAGCCCGACAGTTATAAAAATACATGGTGAAGACCAAATTGTTATGGTTATCTCATCCACTAATCCAATAGGGCGCCGCGATGCACCACAAACCATGGGAAGCATTGTAGGAATTGATCCTGCGAACGGTGAGATTTTATGGGAATTTGAAGGATGGGAATGCCATATTACAGTGCCGAGTGCTGTTGATGCAGGCAATAACAAAATTCTGGCAACGGGTGGATATGAGCGTGGTGCTACAATGATACAGGTAGAAAAAAACAGTGATGGCACATTTACAACAAAAGAACTTTTTACCACTGTTGAATTTGGCGACCAAACCAAACCTCCACTTCTAATCGACGGGTATTTCTATGCTCAGTACGGAACAAACAACCGCCGCGACGGACTCACCTGTATGAACATGGATGGTGAAATAATGTGGAAGACGAAACGTGATCCCGATTTCAATAAAGGAAGTATGATTTATGCCGATGGCCTGCTATTGGCAAGTGATGGAGCGAAGAAACTCTATCTAATCGAACCTGATCCGGCAGGATTCAAACCGCTGGCTTCGTCCGAACTGCTTACAGAACAAGCAGCCGAAGGGATGGCATCCAGATTTGGCACCCAAAACTGGGCACCGCTGGCATTGGCAGATGGAAAGTTGCTAATCCGCGATCAAAGCCGGATGTTGTGTGTGAAAGTGGCTGAGTAA
- a CDS encoding cupin domain-containing protein — translation MKRRIKISLLFFVIVIAACNTQENTSETSKQVESVFPKGKLLDSPNFTGTVWLQMMGAQDSTLYARFGNVTFEAKARTNWHSHPGGQVLFITEGKGFYQAKGQPARALQKGDVVEIPRNVVHWHGAADDSEFAHIAISLNSDEGGAVWIEPVSDEEYEQAVNK, via the coding sequence ATGAAGAGAAGAATAAAAATTAGTCTGCTGTTTTTTGTAATTGTAATTGCAGCATGCAATACGCAGGAAAATACCAGCGAAACAAGCAAACAAGTTGAATCTGTATTTCCGAAGGGAAAATTATTAGACAGCCCTAATTTTACAGGCACGGTGTGGCTGCAAATGATGGGAGCCCAGGACAGCACTTTGTATGCCCGCTTTGGCAATGTAACTTTTGAGGCCAAAGCCCGAACCAACTGGCACTCGCATCCGGGAGGTCAGGTTCTTTTTATCACCGAAGGAAAGGGATTTTACCAGGCAAAAGGACAGCCTGCACGAGCATTGCAAAAAGGCGATGTTGTTGAAATACCACGAAATGTAGTTCACTGGCATGGTGCAGCCGATGATAGTGAATTTGCACACATTGCCATCAGCCTGAACAGTGATGAAGGAGGCGCTGTGTGGATAGAACCAGTAAGCGATGAAGAATACGAACAAGCGGTAAACAAATAG